The genome window CCACGCCGGAGTCGTAGGCGGTCGACATCAGCTCTTCGCGTTCCTGAACCGCCTTCAGCACGGCGGCCGGTTCCCAGATTTTCCAGGTCCGACCGGCGACTTCGACCATCCCTTCCAGGACGGACCGCTTGGTCCGGGCCTGCAGGTCGACCTCGACCATCTCCGGCCGCAGGAACGACGTCACGGGGACCTGCGGATTGACGCCGGGAGCCTGCTGCGACCGCTCGACGCTGGCGAGCTGGGCGTCGCTGAACGACCGCATCTCCTGCTCGAGCCACTGCGAGACTTCGGTCGCCTGGAACAGCCATTCGCCGCCGCGCTTGTGGGCGGGAATCCGTCCGCGCTGGACGAGCTTTTCAATCTCGCGGAGGTCTCTTCCCAACTGACGTGAGATTTCTTCGAGCGTGAACCAATCGGAAGCCATAACGGGGAGGGCTGGCAGGAAGGCTGGCGGAGGGAGGGCACGGAGGCTGGGGGGCCGGGGCGTCAGCATAGACAGAACACCTACGCGGCGGGTAGTCACGGTCCCGGAAGATTGTCGACAATCCCGGCCGACCGCTCCTCGAGGGGGCCAGCCGGGGCCAACGCCGTCATCCGCCGAACGCCGAGTAACGCCGGACGCCGCGGGCAAACGCCAGCCGGCAGAGGAACAGCAGCCCCACCACCCAGGCCAGTTCGATCAGCAGCGCCTGGCCGAGTTCCGCATGCGAAAACCCTCCCAGGAGGATCTTGGCGGGGAAGTACGCCAGGTACTTGAACGGCAGCCACTCCGACAGCAGGCCGAGTCCCCAGGAGAACCAGGAAACGAAAGCGGATGTGCCCGGCGAGGACTCTCCCTGCAGCAGCTCCAGCGGCATCATGTGCCCGGAGAGCAGGTAGTTCAGCATCATGTAGATGAACAGCAGCGAGCTGACTTCCAGGAACCAGAACGCCACCAGGCCGAGCAGGGCTTCAATCAGAAAGCCGACCACGAAGCTCATCAGCAGGGACGCCACAAAGCCCCAGAACGTGATCGCATCCGGCCAGCCCGGAAGAAACCCGCGGCAGAGCCAGAACACGATGGCGAACGGGATCGCCGAAACGCCGTAGTACACGAGCTTATGCGCCACGCGGTACCAGAACAGGTACCCGAGCATGTCGACCGGCTGCGTGAGGTACTTCTTGATGCTGCCGTCGCGGACTTCGCGGGCGATGCCGCTCGACAGTCCCGGCATGCTGGAGAACGCCCGGGCCAGCATTACGAAGAGCTGGTAGGCGACCATGTCCTCGTAGTTGTAGTTCTCGACTCGATCCCCCGGCCGCAGGATCGCGCCCCACAGGAAGACCTGGGTCACGATCGGCAGGAAGCGGAAGAGCGTCCCGAGGATGAAGTCGCCCCGGTAGGCCAGCCGTTCCGCAAAGCAGCTGCGGACGATGACCCACTGTTTGCGAATCCACGCCAGCATCCGGGTTGCGCCTTCAAGAACGGGGAACGGGCGATCTCGTATATCACCGCAGTCGGTGTTCTGCCAAGCACGGAACGTCGCTCAAGCCGTCGCTGATGCGAGTCCGGGTCCGTCAAACGACGCCGAGCGCCGGGAATCCCGTTACGCCGATCTCCTCCCGCGACGCGAACGGCTCGGCGAACTCCCGACCGATCGTCCAGCCCCAGTACCGGGCCCGGTCGCGGACGTCCTCGACGATCGAAGGCAGTCCGTTCCGCCGCAGGTCGAGGCTCTGGCTTTCGTAGCAGCGGATGGAGGCCAGCTTCGGCTCGATCGCGTCGCCGATGTCGACGACGAACGACGGCTTGGGATGAATCCGGAGGTGAATGCTCCAGTAGTAGTAAATCCGCGGCGGGTGGTAGGGCTCCCCGAGGAGATCGGTCCGCGACAGCTTTGACCAGAACCGGGCGGCGTCGGCGAGCTGGCTGGCGGAGACGTGATCGGGATGGGAGTCCTCCCAGTACGGTGCCAGGATCACCTTGGGCTTTGTGAGCCGAAACACTCCCGCGAGTGCGCGTCGCGCCTCGACGTCGTCGCGAAGGTTGCGGTTGGGCAGCCCCAGCATGTGTCGCCATGTGAGGTCGAGGATCTTCGTTGACGCGGCCGTCTCGCGGGCCCGCTGCTCGATGCTCCCTTTCGGCGTCGGCTCTCCGTTCGTCAGTTCGACGACTCCGACCCGCAACCCCTGACGGCGGCTTTGGACGATCGTCCCCGCCACGCTGAGTTCGGCGTCATCGGGATGTGGAGCGACGACCAGGATGTCGAGGGGGGAGTCGGGTGGAGTCATGAACGAAGTCGGAACCTGGGGTGCGGTGATTACACGATGGTAGTCGACGGTCGAAACGGGACGCGACCGCAGGCCCGAACCACGTCCTTGCCGGCACGACTCTGATAGCTCGAACCCAACGTGCCACGGCAGCCGGGGTCAAGGGGGCAACCCAACGCCGTTAACCCCGGTTGAGGAGCTTGAGTCTCCTGGCCTGGTCGATCTGCTGGGACGTGGCGTTGGTGATCTTTGGCGATCCCGCCGGCCGCTCCTTCTTCCTCCGTGTGTAGTCCCGGCTGGCCTTGTTCTTCCGCTCATACGGGTCGGTGACGGATTCACGCAGCATCGCGCACAGCGTCTGACCTCGAACAACGGGATGCCGGTAGTCCCGTATCAGTCGACGGAACGACCGCAAGACTCCCGCCATGCTGATTCGAGACAGCGGAACCTGGGCCTTCGCCAGTTCCACTGCAACCGACAGTCCCATGCCCCACAGGCCGACCAGCGACCATTCGAGCTCGACCGCGGCATTCAGGGAGGACAGGCTGCGGAGTTTTCGTCGACCGAACGTCTGCTTCAGGGTTCGATAGAACAGTTCCACTCCCCAGCGTTTGCGGTACAGGTCCAGGACCGCCCGGTCGCTCAAGATCTTCGGGTCCCGGACGCTCGTGAGCAGAGAGATCGGAGATCTCGGTCCCTGGGCCACGATCAGCCGGAACACCAGAGGCGGATCGAGCCGTTTGGCGGCCTCGTCAGGCCAGACGTAGACGGTTCCTTGCGATTCCCGCACGAACCCCAGCTTCCGCAGAAGCTTGACGTTCGCTCCCACCCGAACCAGCAGATGCCGGCCGCTTCCCAGGACTTTCCGGGCGAAGTCATAGCCCACGAAGCCGGCGTCCGCCGTCATCAAGCTTCCCTCGGGCAGGTCCTGGAGCATCTGAAGGGCGTGTTCCCGCTCACTGCTGTCGGCGGGGCCGATCCGCCAGTCCCACGGAAGCCCCGTCCCGACATGGAACAAGGTCGTCAGCCACATCTGGGGAACGCGGGCCGCCTTGGCCCCGGCGGCTGTTCTCGTCCGTTGGCGGCGGTGGCGCCTCTTCCGGATCGATCTCTTGAACGACGGGGCATAGGCCGTCTCGTGGGACTGGGTGCGAGGGAGCTCCACTCGGCTGCCATCGACCCCGTAGACCACCAGACCGCAGGATTCCCACTGCCGGGGGAGCGTCTGGCGAATCCGCTTTCGGAGAGCCGTCGTGAGAAGATAGACCAGGGGAACGGTCCAGCGTCGGAGGAGCTTCATGAAGGCCTGGGACGACCCGGCCAGAGGGCCGTGATGGGGGAACAGATGCGCCATCAGCCTGTGGGTCGTGACAAACCGTTCCTGCAGTGTCTGCTCATCGGACCAGGCCCACAGAAGGGCGGCTCGAACCAACAGTGGTGGCGTCCACGTGCAGTCGTGCCGGAAGAGGATGGTCTTCCAGTCCGTCCCAGCCAGAAGCCATTGCAGAGCTTTCTCGAGATGCCGAGAATTGAGCGCAACATCCGGAGACAGGTCTTGATGCGGCATCCCCGAATCCTTTCGGGAGGGCGAAGTGGGTGGGTTTCAGTGTGAGAACCGAAGCGTCTCCACAACGCCATGTCGCATCAAGACTTTCTTTTTGAACACGAACCAGGGTTAACGGCGTTGGGGGCAACCCCTTGCCGCCGGAGGCGCTTCCATGAGGAACCGTGGTAAGCAACGGGCGTCCCCTTTGTGGAGCCGGCGTTGAGGACTCCTTCACATCACACCGCTCGCTTTGCAGTCCCCGCGGGTTGGTAAGGGGGCATCCGGCACGTTCTCCGCGCTTGGATACTCACTCCTTCAGACATCTCTCGACGGCCAGGCCTCCGGCGGGCAAGGAGGCGTTGCCCCCTTGCATCCCCCACCAGGGTGCCCCTGGACCCCGGTGGGGGATGCGACCGCTGCTTTTCGAGTTGAGGAATCGCCCAAACTTCTGATGATGAACCAGCCGGATCACGTGGTCCGCCCGCCGGGACCCTCCGTTCCTGCTGATGTTCCCGCCGCCCCTCCTTCCCCCGGTGACCCATGCTCACCCTGCGAAGCTGCCACTGCTGCGGACTCATCCAAACCGCCGCCGAGCTCCACCTCGAATACTGCGCCCGCTGCCACACCCGACTCACCGCCGCCGATCACCAGCGAGACAACCGCCTCGCCGCCACGCTCGCCCTCTCCGCCCTCATCCTCTTCCTACCGGCCGTCACCCTCCCGTTCCTCCAGATCAGCCGCTTCGGACTCACCACCGCCAGCAGCGTCCTGGGGGGAATCGGGATCCTGTTCCGCGAAGGACACTTCGCCGTCGGAAGCATCGTCGTCGTCTTCTCCCTCATCTTCCCCCTCCTGAAGCTCGGCCTGATCTTTCTTCTGAGCACCCGCAGCGACTGGCTCCACTCCGCCGACCGCAGTCTCAGCTACCGCCTCGTCGAACACCTCGGCCGCTGGGGCATGCTCGATGTCCTCCTCGTCGCCGTGATGATCGCCTTCATCAAGCTCGGCTCCCTCGTCGCCTTCGGCGCCGGCCCCGGCCTTCCCCTCTTCGCCGCCTTCGTCATCGCCAGCCTCTTGGCCAGTCTCGCCTTCAATCCACACGTCCTGTGGAGCGAACACGTCATGAACACCACCGACAACACCCCGCCAAAGCCCGCCTCCGACGCTCCGCCCTCAACGCCAAGCGCCTTTCCCACGGCGATCGGCCGCCCCTCCCCGTCGAGGCACCGGCTCTGGATCTGGATTCTCCCGCTGCTCGCGTTCGTCGCCGCCGGAGCACTGACTTGGAACGTCATCCGTCAGCGGGGACGCCTCATTACGATCACGTTTACCGAAGGGCGCGGCCTCGCCGCCGGCGACCAGCTCCGCTACCGCGGCATCCGCGCCGGCGACGTCGAAAGCCTCGAACTCCTCCGGCAGGGCGAAGGGGTCGTCGCCCGGGTCCGCATCACCCGCGACTGCGACAACCTGATCCGCCAGGGAACCCAGTTCTGGATCGTCCGCCCCCAGCTCGACGTCTCCGGCGTCAGCGGCCTCGAAACCCTCGTCGGCGCCAAGTACCTGACGTTCCGCCCGGCACCGCCGCAGGCTCCGCTCACCAGCACCTTTGCCGGACTCGAAGAGCCGCCCCTCGCGGACCTCGAGTTCCCCGGCGGAATTGAGATCGTCCTCCAGGCCCCGCAGGCCCGCGGACTCCGGGCCGGCCTGCCGCTCCACTACCGCCACCTCCGCGTCGGCGGCATTCGAAAGATCGCCCTCTCGGCCGACGGCGGCGCGATCGAAGCGACCGCCTACATCCGGCCGGACTACGCCCACCTGATCCGGACCAACACCACGTTCTGGAACGCCAGCGGCGTCAACCTGACCGGCGGCCTGACCGGCTTCCACCTGCACGTCGGCCCGGCCGAAAGCTGGATTCACGGCGGAGTCGAACTCGGCATCCCGCCCGAAGCCGGGGACGCCGTCCAAACCGGCCACCGCTTCCCGCTCCATCCCGCTGCCAAGCAGGAATGGCTCGAATGGTCCCCCGCGATCGCCAGCGGTCCCGCACCACCCGCGTCGCAAGTTCCCGACGTTGTGCCGGTCGTCCTGACCTGGAAGCACGACGGCTGGCTCTGGGACACCGACCGCTCACGGCGGGGGCTTCTCATGGCCAGCGACGGCCTCCTCCTCGGCCCCGCCGAACTCCAGACCGTCCCCGCCGACGCCATCCCCGGCACCGCCCGGCTCCAGGCCGGAGAGACCACCGTGGCGCTCAACGCCCCAGTCGGAGCCCATCCGGAATCGACGCTTCGCCAGCGGCGGATTGAGGGGGTCACTGGCCGCCCGGCCGCCTGCCGCGAGCCCTCGCAGCCCGAAGACGGCTTCATCGTCACCGGAAGCAACGACTCTCCGCTCCTCCTGGCCGCAACACGAATCCGCGTCGAGGAGGGCCACTGGCGGCTCGATCCGGAACTCTCCCTGCCCGGAATTGTGACCGGCGCCCCTCTGCTGGCGGCGACGGACCGAAAAGTGATCGGGTTCCTGCGGATCGAGGGAACGGACCGGTCGGTGATCCCCTATGCCTCCTCGCCTCATGCGGCGGAGTGACGAGCAGGCGCCGGTACTCACGGCACCACGTCGAGTCACTCCCGACCGAGAAACGATCGCAGGGCATGCTCGGGCGGCAGGTCCGTCCGGGCGAATCCGTAGTGGATGCGGTGGTCCCGGCAGGTCTCCTCCAGCCGGATCCGGAACTCGCGGAACTCCGCCCGGTACGCGTCTCCCAGCCATCGGGCGTCGACCCGCTGTTCTCCTTCCCCCTCCAGCCCTTCGAGCAGCAGCGGGTCGTCAAACGGAAACGCCTCCTCGGCCGGATCAACGATGTGGAACAGCCCCACATCGTGCCCGCCATACTTGAGATGCCGCAGCCCCAGTGCCAGCGACTCGGGATCCGTCAGACAATCGCTGAAGACCAGAACGACCCCGCGCTGCGGCAGCGATTCCGCCAGCGTGTGAAAGGCCGGACCGAGGTTAATCTCCTCTCCACGCGAACTGCCGGGGACAGGGGGCAGCGGCGCGGTCCCCTCCAGGAACTGGATCGCGTCCGAAAAACTCGACGTCGCGGCGAACCGCTGGCGGAGCGACTCCGCGAGCGTCGCGAATCCAACCCGATCCTGCTGCCGCGTCACAATGACGGAGAACGCCGCCGCCAGGAGCTGCGCGTAGCCCCACTTGCTGAACAGCATTCCGTCGGACCGATAGGTCATCGACGGACTGACATCGAGAACCAGGTGGCACTGGAAGTCCGTCTCGGTCTCGAACTGTTTGACGTAGAGGCGGTCCCGCCGCGCCAACACCTTCCAGTCGACGTACCGCAGATCGTCGCCCGCCGTGTACGCCCGGTAGTCGGCGAACTCCACCGAAAACCCCCGCTGCAGGCTCCGGTGTCCGCCCGAGAACACACCGTCCACGATCGCCCGCGCCTGGAGCTCCAGGCCGTGAAATTTTTCGATTGTTTCGGCGGTCAGAATGGAAATGGTCGGATCTCCATGGAGAGCGCTCGTCGGCCGACGTCATGTCCCGAACCGCACACAGTAAACTGGAGGCAGCCGATGGCTCACCTCCGTCCAGGCGTCGCCCCCATTCCGGCTCGCCCAGACGTTCCCCGTCGTCGTCCCCAGGACGAGCATCTCTCCACTCGAATCCACGTCGAGTGCGTGACGGTAGACGATGTCATAGCACTGGCTGGCGGGGAGACCGCCGTCGAGCGCGGCGAACGTCTTCCCGTCGGTCGTTTTCGTGACCACGAAACGCCCGTCGGTCGGGACGCGGCAACTGTCGTCGGACGCCGGAACGAACCACGCCGTGTCCGGCCGCTGCGGATGGACCGCGACCGCAAACCCGAACGGCGACGGGAGGACATTTTCGATCTCGACCCAGTCCCGCCCCGCGTTGTCCGAGCGGAAAATCCCGTTGTGGTGCTGGATCCACATCCGGTCGGGAGCCGCCGGGCAGGCGACAAGGCGGTGCGGGTCCTGGGCAATAAGGTCGTTGGCAAGTTCCGGCGGAAGATACTCCGCCCGCAGGCCGTAGCCGACGTTCTCCCACGTCTCGCCGTCGTCCTGTGTCTGCCAGACGCCGCCGCAGGAGATGCCGATCGTCACGCGGCGGGAATCGCGCGGATCGACCGTGATCGAGTGGATCCCCGGTTCGTCCTTGCCGCCCCCCATCCACTTCTGCCGCTCCGCCCGGTCCCACAGGCTTCGCATGAACGTCCACGACTGTCCGCCGTCATCGGAACGGAACAAGCCGCCCGGGATCGTCCCGGCCCACAACCGCCCCGGCTGATCCGGCCCTCCCGCTTCGAGACTCCAGATCTCCATCAGGCTGGCGGGGCGCTCCGTCGTCTGGACGTGACCGGGTGGGAGCCGGGCGCCTTCCGGATAGACCGGGGCCGTCAGTTCCGTCCAGGTCGCTCCACCGTCGGTGGACCGTTGCAGCTTCGTTCCGAAGTGCCCCAGCGTCAGCACGGCGTAGAGGGACCCGTCCCGGCGGTCCGGGAGCAGCATCGTGATCGGCTCCCCCAGGAACGACACCGGGCCCAGTTCCCAGCCGGTCGCCGCCGGCGTGAGTGACATCAGCCCCTTCCGCGTTCCGAGATAGCATCGGGATGACACGATCGGCACCTCACTTGTTGTGGCCTGACCCGCTGGCACGTCCCTGCGGGGCTATCCCCCGGAGAGCGCCTGAAAGATATAGACTTCGCCTCCATCCGGCACCGGGTCCGATTGCAGGATCCGGTCGGCAATCATCGTGTTCCCCACGAAGATCGCGACGTGCTGCCGCAGCCGCCCCTGATCATCGACGAGGTATCCGCGAAGCGGAGGATTCGCGGCGAACAGGACGTCGAGAATCTCCCGCACCGTCCTTCCCGCGACAACCTGATCGTCGCACCGGAGGTGCTTTCGCAGGTGCGGAGTGAAGGTGATGCGCGGCATGGGAGATCGCTGCGGGCGGAGGAGGTTGCCGATCGCACCAGCTTGAACGGTGAACGGGGGGCGGACAAGCCGTCGCAGACCGAAGTTCCGCCGCCCGAGGCTTGCCGATCGCGCCGCTCCGCCGTGAGAATGCATTCACGGTCAGGCGGTCCGTCCCTGTCCCGGCCGTTCCCTCCACCCGACGCCAGAACCTCAACGATGATGAATACGCGCCGCCAGTTCCTGAAGTCGAGCGCCGCCGCAGCCGCCGGCCTCTCGTTCCTCTCCTGGTCCAGTTTCAGCCAGGCGGCCGACAAGCCGCTGCCGTTCAAGATCTCGCTGGCCGAGTGGTCGCTGCACCGGGCGCTGTTCGGCAAGAAGCTCGACCATCTCGACTTCGCCAAGACCGCCAAGGAGGAGTTCGGGATCGACGGCGTCGAGTACGTCAACCAGTTCTTCAAGGACAAGGCCAAGGACGAAGCGTACCTCGGCGACATGAAGAAGCGGGCCGGCGACCTGGGGGTCAAGAGCCTCCTGATCATGATCGACGGCGAAGGGGCCCTGGGGCACGCCGACGAGACCGAGCGGCACAAGGCGGTCGACAATCACAAGAAGTGGCTCGACGCCGCTTCGTTCCTGGGCTGTCACTCGATCCGCGTCAACGCCCAGAGCAGTGGGACGTTCGAAGAGCAGATGGCCCGCGCGGCGGACGGCCTGGGCCGGCTGACCGAACTGGCGGAGAAGCAGCAGCTGAGCGTCCTGGTCGAGAATCACGGCGGGCTCTCCTCGAACGGGGAATGGCTCGCCGGCGTGATGAAGATGGTCAACCACCCGCACTGCGGCACGCTCCCGGACTTCGGGAACTTCAAGGTCAGCAAGGACGAGGAGTACGACCGCTACAAGGGCGTGGATGAGCTGATGCCTTTCGCCCATGCGGTCAGCGCCAAGTCGCACGACTTTGACGACGCGGGGAACGAAACCCACACTGACTACCGCAAGATGATGAAGATCGTTTACGATCACGGCTACCGCGGTTATGTCGGCGTCGAGTACGAGGGTGGCAAGCTCGACGAGTACGCCGGAATTCGGGCAACAAAGAAGTTGCTTGAGACCGTTCGTGATGAGATGTTGAAGGCCTGATCGAACAAGAGAACATGAACTCTGTGCGCCGCAGGGTTCTACGTTGGCGACTCGGTTTCCCCGCGCTCAGGGTTGACCGAGTCGTCTTTTTTTATGCGCCGGCTTTGCGGAAGAGTTAAACACCAAGGCACGAAGGAGGCACCAAGGTCACAAAGGATCATTCACTCCTTCCGCCCTTGGTGTTCTTGGTGAATCCTTGGTGCCTTGGTGTTTAACAATACGGTCCCAAGAACGAATCAGGCCGCCGCCGTCTGATCGCGGCGTTTGAGGCTCAGCACAAATACGATCCCCAGGAGCATGACGCCTGCAGCCGTCAGCTGCGGCCACTCGATGCCGTACTTGCTGATCGTGATCCCCAGGAACGGCCCGCCGATCCGCGCCAGCGCCGACAGCGACTGGCCGAGCCCGAGGACCTGCCCCTGCTCGTCCTCCGGACTGTTGAGCGACAGCAGCGACTGCAGCGACGGATTGAGGAACGAGAACCCCAGCACCGCGATCGGCAGGCAGGCGACCAGCGCCCAGATCGTCGTCCGTTCCTTCGGCGTCAGTTCGGAGAACGCCTTCGGCTTCTCCACCTTGTGGCTGACATCGACCGCCCGGGCCGACTGGTCGATCCCGACGCGGGAGATCACCCCTACGAGAAGCAGCCCGATCGCCAGCAGCACGGCGCCGATCGTCGCGGTCCGGTGCTCGCGGATCCGCGGCAGGACCCGGCGAACGATCCCTCCCTGGCAGATCATTAGCGTAAAGCCGAGGAACGCAAACACGCCGTAGTTCCAGCGGTCGTCGAGATGCATCGCCTTCGTGACGAGGGCCAGCGTCGACTCGAACTCCGCGAAGGCGAACGTCGTCAGGAAGATCGTCATCAACACGGGAAGAATCAGCGGACGGCGGAGCGCCAGCTGAATCGAACGGGGATCGAGCCAGTGCCGGTCGACGCGACGTCCGCCGGGGGGGAGCGACTCCGGCAGGACAAACAGTGCGGCCAGGAACGCCAGGAGCGACAGGCCACCGGCCAGGAACCCCGGCCCGGCCGAGGGAGCCGCCTCGCCGGCCCCGACGAACGGAATCGCCATCAGCGGACCGAACGTGAAGCCGAGTCCGAACGCCGCCCCGATGAGGGCCATCCCCTTGCCGCGGCCTTCCGTCGTCGTGCTGTCCGCGATGTAGGCCTGGGCGGTCGGAATCGTCGCCCCGGCGATCCCCTGTCCGATGCGGGCGATGAAGAGCCACGGCAACGCCGCGAGCCCGAGGAACGTGCCGGTGCTGCCGAGGGAGCTGACGTATCCGAAGAGGCTGTAGAACACCGCCGAGCCGGCGAGACCCACGAGCAGGATTGGACGCCGCCCGACCCGGTCCGAGATCCGCCCCCAGAGCGGTGCGAAGACGAACTGCATCGCCGAGAACGAGGCCATCAGCAGTCCCAGCGTCATCCGGCTGGCGTTGAAGGCCTCGGCGTACCGCGGCAGGAGCGGGAGGACGATCCCGAATCCGAGGAGGTCGATGAAGACCACCACAAAGATCAGCAGGAGACCGGATCGCTTGGAGGGTTCAGCCACGTCACGTCGCCGTCAGGAGGGAAGGTTGGGCGGGGGCAGGAGCCGGCGTCGGCCGATGCCGGCGGGGCCGAATGGAACGTTAGGAATCGGCGGACGGAAAAGCGATCAGGTCACTTCGATCCGGCAGAACCGCTTCTTGCCGACCCACAGGAGCAGGCCGCTCGTTACGGGGATCGACTGGTCGGGTTTCTCGATCTTGGTCTTCTCGGCTCCCATGTAGGCTCCGCCCCCTTCGATGCTGCGGCGGGCCTCGCTCGTCGACGGGCAGAGCCCCGCCACTTTCAGGAGCTGCGCCGCCGGAAGGGCACCGTCCGTAAGCTGCAACGCGGCGAGCGTGACGACCGGGATGTCGGTCGGAAGAGCCCCTTCGCCGACTTCCCGCTGCCAGCGGTCGGCTGCCTCGTCGGCGTCGGCCGCGGAGTGGTACTGGCCGATGACGGTCCGCCCGAGCCGGACCTTCGCTTCCTTGGGGTGTCCGGCGAGGATCGTGCCGACTTCGTCGAGCGGAATGTTCGTCAGCAGCTCGTAGTACATCTTCATGCAGCCGTCGGGGACCTGCATGAACTTCTTCATCATGTCGTACGGAGACTCGGAGATTCCGATGTAGTTGCCGAGGCTCTTCCCCATCCGCCGCTC of Planctomyces sp. SH-PL14 contains these proteins:
- a CDS encoding sugar phosphate isomerase/epimerase family protein codes for the protein MMNTRRQFLKSSAAAAAGLSFLSWSSFSQAADKPLPFKISLAEWSLHRALFGKKLDHLDFAKTAKEEFGIDGVEYVNQFFKDKAKDEAYLGDMKKRAGDLGVKSLLIMIDGEGALGHADETERHKAVDNHKKWLDAASFLGCHSIRVNAQSSGTFEEQMARAADGLGRLTELAEKQQLSVLVENHGGLSSNGEWLAGVMKMVNHPHCGTLPDFGNFKVSKDEEYDRYKGVDELMPFAHAVSAKSHDFDDAGNETHTDYRKMMKIVYDHGYRGYVGVEYEGGKLDEYAGIRATKKLLETVRDEMLKA
- a CDS encoding transposase, producing the protein MPHQDLSPDVALNSRHLEKALQWLLAGTDWKTILFRHDCTWTPPLLVRAALLWAWSDEQTLQERFVTTHRLMAHLFPHHGPLAGSSQAFMKLLRRWTVPLVYLLTTALRKRIRQTLPRQWESCGLVVYGVDGSRVELPRTQSHETAYAPSFKRSIRKRRHRRQRTRTAAGAKAARVPQMWLTTLFHVGTGLPWDWRIGPADSSEREHALQMLQDLPEGSLMTADAGFVGYDFARKVLGSGRHLLVRVGANVKLLRKLGFVRESQGTVYVWPDEAAKRLDPPLVFRLIVAQGPRSPISLLTSVRDPKILSDRAVLDLYRKRWGVELFYRTLKQTFGRRKLRSLSSLNAAVELEWSLVGLWGMGLSVAVELAKAQVPLSRISMAGVLRSFRRLIRDYRHPVVRGQTLCAMLRESVTDPYERKNKASRDYTRRKKERPAGSPKITNATSQQIDQARRLKLLNRG
- a CDS encoding paraquat-inducible protein A; protein product: MLTLRSCHCCGLIQTAAELHLEYCARCHTRLTAADHQRDNRLAATLALSALILFLPAVTLPFLQISRFGLTTASSVLGGIGILFREGHFAVGSIVVVFSLIFPLLKLGLIFLLSTRSDWLHSADRSLSYRLVEHLGRWGMLDVLLVAVMIAFIKLGSLVAFGAGPGLPLFAAFVIASLLASLAFNPHVLWSEHVMNTTDNTPPKPASDAPPSTPSAFPTAIGRPSPSRHRLWIWILPLLAFVAAGALTWNVIRQRGRLITITFTEGRGLAAGDQLRYRGIRAGDVESLELLRQGEGVVARVRITRDCDNLIRQGTQFWIVRPQLDVSGVSGLETLVGAKYLTFRPAPPQAPLTSTFAGLEEPPLADLEFPGGIEIVLQAPQARGLRAGLPLHYRHLRVGGIRKIALSADGGAIEATAYIRPDYAHLIRTNTTFWNASGVNLTGGLTGFHLHVGPAESWIHGGVELGIPPEAGDAVQTGHRFPLHPAAKQEWLEWSPAIASGPAPPASQVPDVVPVVLTWKHDGWLWDTDRSRRGLLMASDGLLLGPAELQTVPADAIPGTARLQAGETTVALNAPVGAHPESTLRQRRIEGVTGRPAACREPSQPEDGFIVTGSNDSPLLLAATRIRVEEGHWRLDPELSLPGIVTGAPLLAATDRKVIGFLRIEGTDRSVIPYASSPHAAE
- a CDS encoding DUF58 domain-containing protein, with translation MDGVFSGGHRSLQRGFSVEFADYRAYTAGDDLRYVDWKVLARRDRLYVKQFETETDFQCHLVLDVSPSMTYRSDGMLFSKWGYAQLLAAAFSVIVTRQQDRVGFATLAESLRQRFAATSSFSDAIQFLEGTAPLPPVPGSSRGEEINLGPAFHTLAESLPQRGVVLVFSDCLTDPESLALGLRHLKYGGHDVGLFHIVDPAEEAFPFDDPLLLEGLEGEGEQRVDARWLGDAYRAEFREFRIRLEETCRDHRIHYGFARTDLPPEHALRSFLGRE
- the bshB1 gene encoding bacillithiol biosynthesis deacetylase BshB1: MTPPDSPLDILVVAPHPDDAELSVAGTIVQSRRQGLRVGVVELTNGEPTPKGSIEQRARETAASTKILDLTWRHMLGLPNRNLRDDVEARRALAGVFRLTKPKVILAPYWEDSHPDHVSASQLADAARFWSKLSRTDLLGEPYHPPRIYYYWSIHLRIHPKPSFVVDIGDAIEPKLASIRCYESQSLDLRRNGLPSIVEDVRDRARYWGWTIGREFAEPFASREEIGVTGFPALGVV
- a CDS encoding ABC transporter permease → MLAWIRKQWVIVRSCFAERLAYRGDFILGTLFRFLPIVTQVFLWGAILRPGDRVENYNYEDMVAYQLFVMLARAFSSMPGLSSGIAREVRDGSIKKYLTQPVDMLGYLFWYRVAHKLVYYGVSAIPFAIVFWLCRGFLPGWPDAITFWGFVASLLMSFVVGFLIEALLGLVAFWFLEVSSLLFIYMMLNYLLSGHMMPLELLQGESSPGTSAFVSWFSWGLGLLSEWLPFKYLAYFPAKILLGGFSHAELGQALLIELAWVVGLLFLCRLAFARGVRRYSAFGG
- a CDS encoding MoaD/ThiS family protein; this translates as MPRITFTPHLRKHLRCDDQVVAGRTVREILDVLFAANPPLRGYLVDDQGRLRQHVAIFVGNTMIADRILQSDPVPDGGEVYIFQALSGG
- a CDS encoding PTS sugar transporter subunit IIA, which encodes MASDWFTLEEISRQLGRDLREIEKLVQRGRIPAHKRGGEWLFQATEVSQWLEQEMRSFSDAQLASVERSQQAPGVNPQVPVTSFLRPEMVEVDLQARTKRSVLEGMVEVAGRTWKIWEPAAVLKAVQEREELMSTAYDSGVAIPHPRQAPTESIEESVVAFGRTATGIPFGAPNGSLTDLFFLVVCRDARTHLQVLARLGRMLQQPQFLSDLRSASSNEEAYGVIQAAEQRVS
- a CDS encoding MFS transporter; protein product: MAEPSKRSGLLLIFVVVFIDLLGFGIVLPLLPRYAEAFNASRMTLGLLMASFSAMQFVFAPLWGRISDRVGRRPILLVGLAGSAVFYSLFGYVSSLGSTGTFLGLAALPWLFIARIGQGIAGATIPTAQAYIADSTTTEGRGKGMALIGAAFGLGFTFGPLMAIPFVGAGEAAPSAGPGFLAGGLSLLAFLAALFVLPESLPPGGRRVDRHWLDPRSIQLALRRPLILPVLMTIFLTTFAFAEFESTLALVTKAMHLDDRWNYGVFAFLGFTLMICQGGIVRRVLPRIREHRTATIGAVLLAIGLLLVGVISRVGIDQSARAVDVSHKVEKPKAFSELTPKERTTIWALVACLPIAVLGFSFLNPSLQSLLSLNSPEDEQGQVLGLGQSLSALARIGGPFLGITISKYGIEWPQLTAAGVMLLGIVFVLSLKRRDQTAAA
- a CDS encoding sialidase family protein, giving the protein MSSRCYLGTRKGLMSLTPAATGWELGPVSFLGEPITMLLPDRRDGSLYAVLTLGHFGTKLQRSTDGGATWTELTAPVYPEGARLPPGHVQTTERPASLMEIWSLEAGGPDQPGRLWAGTIPGGLFRSDDGGQSWTFMRSLWDRAERQKWMGGGKDEPGIHSITVDPRDSRRVTIGISCGGVWQTQDDGETWENVGYGLRAEYLPPELANDLIAQDPHRLVACPAAPDRMWIQHHNGIFRSDNAGRDWVEIENVLPSPFGFAVAVHPQRPDTAWFVPASDDSCRVPTDGRFVVTKTTDGKTFAALDGGLPASQCYDIVYRHALDVDSSGEMLVLGTTTGNVWASRNGGDAWTEVSHRLPPVYCVRFGT